The following are encoded in a window of Saccharothrix longispora genomic DNA:
- a CDS encoding inorganic phosphate transporter yields MDASLLVIIVVITALAFDFTNGFHDTANAMATSIATGALRPRTAVAFSAVLNLVGALLSVEVAKTISGGIVDDARITPAIVFGGLVGAIVWNLVTWYVGLPSSSSHALFGGLIGATWIASGADAVHFAKVVDKVIAPAIAAPLVAGIVALLATYLTYRLSRGTRRAVGEKGFKAGQIASAALMSLAHGTNDAQKTMGIITLTLITAGTLAPGAEPPMWVILSAAIAIALGTYLGGWRITHTLGKGLTTIEAPQGFAAQTSAATVIMASSHLGFALSTTHVASGGIMGSGLGRQRDGVRWNVAGRMAAAWVLTLPAAGIVGAVAGKVASTGTVGVVVVAVVGVAVALGIWLMSRREPVRPEHVVDEIAAQAETREVAV; encoded by the coding sequence GTGGATGCCTCGCTCCTCGTCATCATCGTGGTCATCACGGCATTGGCCTTCGACTTCACCAACGGCTTCCACGACACCGCGAACGCGATGGCGACCTCCATCGCCACCGGGGCGCTGCGGCCGCGCACGGCCGTCGCGTTCTCCGCGGTGCTGAACCTGGTGGGGGCGTTGCTGTCGGTCGAGGTCGCCAAGACCATCTCCGGGGGGATCGTCGACGACGCGAGGATCACGCCCGCGATCGTGTTCGGCGGACTCGTCGGCGCGATCGTCTGGAACCTCGTGACCTGGTACGTCGGGTTGCCGTCCAGTTCGTCGCACGCCCTGTTCGGCGGGCTCATCGGCGCCACCTGGATCGCGTCCGGCGCGGACGCCGTGCACTTCGCGAAGGTCGTGGACAAGGTGATCGCCCCGGCGATCGCCGCGCCGCTGGTCGCGGGGATCGTGGCGCTGCTGGCGACCTACCTGACCTACCGGCTCAGCCGGGGCACGCGGCGCGCGGTGGGCGAGAAGGGCTTCAAGGCGGGGCAGATCGCCTCGGCCGCGCTGATGTCCCTCGCGCACGGCACGAACGACGCGCAGAAGACCATGGGCATCATCACGCTCACCCTGATCACCGCGGGCACCCTCGCACCCGGCGCGGAACCTCCCATGTGGGTGATCCTGAGCGCGGCCATCGCGATCGCGCTGGGCACCTACCTGGGCGGGTGGCGCATCACGCACACCCTGGGCAAGGGGCTGACCACGATCGAGGCGCCGCAGGGCTTCGCGGCGCAGACCAGCGCGGCGACCGTGATCATGGCGTCGTCGCACCTGGGCTTCGCGCTGTCCACCACGCACGTCGCGTCGGGCGGCATCATGGGCTCCGGTCTGGGGCGGCAGCGCGACGGCGTGCGGTGGAACGTGGCCGGGCGGATGGCGGCGGCGTGGGTGCTGACGCTGCCCGCCGCGGGCATCGTGGGCGCGGTGGCGGGCAAGGTCGCCTCGACGGGCACGGTGGGCGTGGTGGTGGTCGCGGTGGTGGGCGTGGCGGTGGCACTGGGCATCTGGCTGATGTCGCGGCGGGAGCCGGTGCGGCCGGAGCACGTCGTGGACGAGATCGCGGCGCAGGCCGAGACGCGCGAGGTGGCGGTGTGA
- a CDS encoding bifunctional [glutamine synthetase] adenylyltransferase/[glutamine synthetase]-adenylyl-L-tyrosine phosphorylase produces the protein MTDPARTPTSPARFGLTGTRSAEELRAAGWWEDRRPTDGAEAILFALSRSPDPDLALRGVDRLRVALGDGWPELDGALRDGAVLRARLLAVLGTSTALADFLVANPDRWHGLADPEPVDAGVFAPVLVAAVDGLTGADAVRALRLEYRALLCRIASEDLAHVVEPDERYVAYDEVAGLLSDLAVAALRAALDVADRQVPRSSDCALAVIAMGKCGARELNYVSDVDVVFVGEGDLGVATRLAGTMMQVAGQACFEVDAALRPEGKAGALVRTLDGHASYYRRWARTWEFQALLKARPVAGDDELGSRYLEVVRPLVWNAAEREDFVPDVQAMRRRVEEHVPVGLADRELKLGRGGLRDVEFAVQLLQLVHGRADEELRIPSTTAALELLGRGGYVGRADAADFGRAYRFLRTLEHRLQLQKMLRTHLFPADDDTAALRRLARAAGLHAEGGTSADQVLLTEFRKRANQVRRLHEKLFYRPLLQAVANVPTEALRLTTAQAAARLAALGYAAPDGALKHIEALTRGVSRRARIQGALLPVLLDLLATTPDPDGGLLAYRRVSEALAETPWYLRLLRDEGTVVDRLAALLGTSKFVPDLLVRAPEVLRLLADTDALVGRDPMTIGNPLRSTVSRYSDLERAVTAARSLRRQELLRVASADLLGLVPLRTVCVSLSEVWVAVLQAALDAVVRSSGERVASIAVIGMGRLGGRELGYSSDADVLFVCEPAPGVADSAAAKYASTVVEQVRRLLAAPSQDPALQVDADLRPEGRQGPLVRTLDSYRAYYAQWSELWEAQALLRARFIAGDAELGERFIDLVNPVRYPAGGLDAAAVREIRRIKARVEAERLPRGADPSTHTKLGRGGLADVEWTVQLLQLQHAHEVPALRTPSTVRGVKAATEAGLIQADDASALMESWTTATRARNAVVLVRGKPGDQLPTAGRDLAAVACAMGHPDDPGEFLDSYRRTTRRARAVIERVFYGS, from the coding sequence ATGACCGATCCTGCCCGCACCCCCACGTCCCCCGCGCGGTTCGGCCTGACCGGGACGCGCAGCGCCGAGGAACTGCGCGCCGCCGGCTGGTGGGAGGACCGCCGGCCCACCGACGGCGCCGAGGCGATCCTGTTCGCCCTGTCCCGCAGCCCCGACCCGGACCTGGCGCTGCGCGGGGTGGACCGGTTGCGGGTGGCGCTGGGCGACGGGTGGCCGGAGCTCGACGGCGCGCTGCGGGACGGCGCCGTGCTGCGCGCCCGGCTGCTGGCGGTGCTGGGCACGTCCACGGCGCTGGCCGACTTCCTGGTCGCCAACCCGGACCGGTGGCACGGCCTGGCGGACCCCGAGCCGGTGGACGCCGGGGTGTTCGCCCCCGTCCTGGTCGCCGCGGTCGACGGGCTGACCGGGGCGGACGCGGTGCGGGCGCTGCGGCTGGAGTACCGGGCGCTGCTGTGCCGGATCGCCTCGGAGGACCTGGCGCACGTCGTGGAGCCGGACGAGCGCTACGTCGCCTACGACGAGGTGGCGGGGCTGCTGTCGGACCTGGCGGTGGCCGCGCTGCGGGCCGCGCTGGACGTGGCGGACCGGCAGGTGCCGCGTTCGTCGGACTGCGCGCTGGCCGTGATCGCGATGGGCAAGTGCGGCGCGCGGGAGTTGAACTACGTCAGCGACGTGGACGTGGTGTTCGTCGGCGAGGGCGACCTCGGCGTGGCGACCCGGCTGGCCGGCACGATGATGCAGGTCGCGGGGCAGGCGTGCTTCGAGGTGGACGCGGCGCTGCGGCCCGAGGGCAAGGCCGGTGCGCTCGTGCGCACGCTCGACGGGCACGCCTCGTACTACCGGCGGTGGGCGCGGACGTGGGAGTTCCAGGCGCTGCTCAAGGCCCGGCCGGTCGCCGGTGACGACGAGCTGGGGAGCCGGTACCTGGAGGTCGTTCGCCCGTTGGTGTGGAACGCGGCCGAGCGCGAGGACTTCGTGCCCGACGTGCAGGCGATGCGCCGCCGCGTCGAGGAGCACGTGCCGGTGGGGCTGGCCGACCGGGAGCTGAAGCTGGGCCGGGGCGGGCTGCGGGACGTCGAGTTCGCCGTGCAGCTGCTCCAGCTGGTGCACGGCCGCGCCGACGAGGAGCTGCGCATCCCGTCGACCACGGCGGCGCTGGAGCTGCTGGGGCGCGGCGGGTACGTGGGGCGCGCGGACGCGGCGGACTTCGGCCGCGCCTACCGGTTCCTGCGCACCCTGGAGCACCGGTTGCAGCTGCAGAAGATGCTGCGCACCCACCTGTTCCCGGCCGACGACGACACCGCGGCGCTGCGCCGGCTGGCGCGTGCCGCCGGGCTGCACGCCGAGGGCGGCACGTCGGCGGACCAGGTGCTGCTGACCGAGTTCCGCAAGCGCGCCAACCAGGTGCGCAGGCTGCACGAGAAGCTGTTCTACCGGCCGTTGTTGCAGGCCGTGGCGAACGTGCCGACGGAGGCGCTGCGGCTGACCACCGCGCAGGCCGCCGCCCGGTTGGCGGCCCTCGGCTACGCCGCGCCGGACGGCGCGCTCAAGCACATCGAGGCGTTGACCAGGGGCGTGTCGCGGCGGGCGCGCATCCAGGGCGCGCTGCTGCCCGTGCTGCTGGACCTGCTGGCCACCACGCCCGACCCGGACGGCGGGCTGCTGGCGTACCGCAGGGTGTCCGAGGCGCTCGCCGAAACCCCCTGGTACCTGCGGCTGCTGCGCGACGAGGGCACCGTGGTCGACCGGCTCGCCGCGCTGCTGGGCACGTCGAAGTTCGTGCCCGACCTGCTCGTGCGGGCGCCCGAGGTGCTGCGGCTGCTGGCCGACACCGACGCGCTCGTCGGCCGCGACCCGATGACCATCGGCAACCCGCTGCGCAGCACCGTGTCCCGGTACAGCGACCTGGAGCGGGCGGTGACCGCGGCCCGGTCGCTGCGCCGCCAGGAGCTGCTGCGGGTGGCGTCGGCGGACCTGCTGGGCCTCGTGCCGCTGCGCACGGTGTGCGTGTCGCTGTCCGAGGTGTGGGTGGCGGTGCTCCAGGCCGCGCTGGACGCGGTGGTGCGGTCGTCCGGTGAGCGGGTCGCGTCCATCGCCGTCATCGGCATGGGGCGCCTGGGCGGGCGCGAGCTGGGCTACTCGTCGGACGCGGACGTGCTGTTCGTGTGCGAGCCGGCGCCCGGCGTGGCCGACTCGGCGGCGGCGAAGTACGCGTCGACGGTGGTGGAGCAGGTGCGGCGGCTGCTGGCCGCGCCCAGCCAGGACCCGGCGTTGCAGGTGGACGCCGACCTGCGGCCCGAGGGCAGGCAGGGGCCGCTGGTGCGCACGCTCGACTCCTACCGGGCCTACTACGCGCAGTGGTCGGAGCTGTGGGAGGCGCAGGCGCTGCTGCGGGCCCGGTTCATCGCGGGCGACGCGGAGCTGGGCGAGCGGTTCATCGACCTGGTGAACCCGGTGCGGTACCCGGCGGGAGGGCTGGACGCGGCGGCCGTGCGGGAGATCCGGCGCATCAAGGCCCGCGTGGAGGCGGAGCGGCTGCCGCGCGGCGCCGACCCGTCCACGCACACCAAGCTCGGCCGCGGTGGTCTGGCGGACGTGGAGTGGACCGTGCAGCTGCTCCAGCTCCAGCACGCCCACGAGGTGCCCGCGCTGCGCACGCCCTCGACCGTGCGCGGTGTGAAGGCGGCCACCGAGGCGGGGTTGATCCAGGCCGACGACGCCTCGGCGCTGATGGAGTCGTGGACGACCGCCACCAGGGCGCGCAACGCGGTCGTGCTGGTCCGCGGCAAGCCCGGCGACCAGCTGCCCACCGCCGGGCGCGACCTGGCCGCCGTGGCGTGCGCCATGGGGCACCCGGACGACCCGGGCGAGTTCCTCGACTCGTACCGGCGCACGACGCGGCGGGCGCGGGCCGTGATCGAGCGCGTCTTCTACGGCTCCTGA
- a CDS encoding NADP-dependent oxidoreductase, translating to MKAIAQNEFGDADVLVLQDLPDPAIALDQVLVEVRAAGVNPVDLLVRAGYVAASVPHYFPLVPGWDVAGVVRAVGPAVDGFAVGDEVFGYQRKDHVQHGTYAELVAATERGLAHKPPSLSWEQAGGLALTGLTALQSLRKVGVGEGDAVLVHAAAGGVGHLAVQVARLLGASRVIGTASPRNHDFLRSLGAEPVAYGDALVDNVAELVGGDGLVDVAFDCVGGTALHDSTALVRDNSRIVSIVDTNVLQLGGRYAYAKPVRADLEWLAARAGAGELEVSVQQVFPLDRAADAHRLLEGRHVRGKVVLVV from the coding sequence GTGAAGGCGATCGCGCAGAACGAGTTCGGAGACGCCGACGTGCTGGTCCTCCAGGACCTGCCCGACCCGGCCATCGCCCTGGACCAGGTGCTGGTCGAGGTGCGCGCGGCGGGGGTGAACCCGGTGGACCTGCTGGTGCGGGCCGGGTACGTGGCGGCGTCGGTGCCCCACTACTTCCCGCTGGTGCCGGGCTGGGACGTGGCCGGCGTGGTGCGCGCCGTCGGGCCCGCCGTCGACGGGTTCGCCGTCGGTGACGAGGTGTTCGGCTACCAGCGCAAGGACCACGTGCAGCACGGCACGTACGCGGAGCTGGTCGCGGCCACCGAGCGGGGGTTGGCGCACAAGCCGCCGTCGCTGTCGTGGGAGCAGGCGGGCGGCCTCGCGCTGACCGGCCTGACCGCGCTCCAGTCGTTGCGCAAGGTCGGTGTCGGCGAGGGCGACGCGGTGCTCGTGCACGCCGCGGCAGGCGGGGTCGGGCACCTGGCGGTGCAGGTGGCGCGGCTGCTGGGCGCGTCGCGGGTGATCGGCACGGCGTCGCCGCGCAACCACGACTTCCTGCGATCGCTCGGCGCGGAGCCGGTGGCGTACGGGGACGCGCTGGTGGACAACGTGGCGGAGTTGGTCGGCGGGGACGGCCTGGTCGACGTGGCGTTCGACTGCGTCGGCGGCACGGCGCTGCACGATTCGACCGCGTTGGTGCGGGACAACTCCCGGATCGTGTCGATCGTCGACACGAACGTGTTGCAGCTGGGCGGGCGGTACGCCTACGCCAAGCCCGTGCGGGCGGATCTGGAGTGGCTGGCCGCCCGTGCCGGGGCGGGTGAGCTGGAGGTGTCGGTGCAGCAGGTGTTCCCGCTGGACCGGGCCGCCGACGCGCACCGGCTGCTGGAGGGCAGGCACGTGCGGGGCAAGGTCGTGCTGGTGGTGTGA
- the glnA gene encoding type I glutamate--ammonia ligase — translation MFKNPDEVLKYISDEGVKFVDVRFSDLPGVMQHFTLPASAFDADAIAEGLAFDGSSVRGFQSIHESDMLLLPDLYTARLDPFRIEKTLIVNFFVHDPFTREAYSRDPRNIARKAEQYITESGIADTAYFGAEAEFYIFDSIRFDTTANASFHEIDAISGAWNTGREEEGGNRGYKVKYKGGYFPVTPTDHYADLRDKMVLNMEAQGFTVERAHHEVGTGGQAEINYRFNTLLHAADDLMLFKYIIKNTAWQAGRTVTFMPKPLFGDNGSGMHTHQSLWKDGQPLFHDESGYAGLSDTARHYIGGILHHAPSLLAFTNPTVNSYHRLVPGYEAPVSLVYSQRNRSACVRIPITGNNPKAKRIEFRCPDSSGNPYLAFSAMVMAGLDGVKNKMEPPAPIDKDLYELPPEEARDVKQVPASLDAVLDSLEADHDFLLEGGVFTPDVIDTWITFKREEEINPLRLRPNPYEFALYYDV, via the coding sequence GTGTTCAAGAATCCCGACGAGGTCCTGAAGTACATCTCCGACGAGGGCGTGAAGTTCGTCGACGTCCGGTTCAGCGACCTGCCCGGCGTGATGCAGCACTTCACGCTCCCGGCCTCGGCGTTCGACGCCGACGCGATCGCCGAGGGCCTGGCGTTCGACGGCTCGTCGGTGCGCGGCTTCCAGTCGATCCACGAGTCGGACATGCTGCTGCTGCCGGACCTGTACACGGCGCGCCTCGACCCGTTCCGGATCGAGAAGACGCTGATCGTCAACTTCTTCGTGCACGACCCGTTCACCCGTGAGGCGTACAGCCGCGACCCGCGCAACATCGCGCGCAAGGCCGAGCAGTACATCACCGAGTCGGGCATCGCGGACACCGCGTACTTCGGCGCCGAGGCCGAGTTCTACATCTTCGACTCGATCCGCTTCGACACCACCGCGAACGCCTCCTTCCACGAGATCGACGCGATCTCCGGCGCCTGGAACACCGGCCGCGAGGAAGAGGGCGGCAACCGCGGCTACAAGGTCAAGTACAAGGGCGGCTACTTCCCGGTCACGCCGACCGACCACTACGCCGACCTGCGCGACAAGATGGTCCTCAACATGGAGGCCCAGGGCTTCACCGTCGAGCGCGCGCACCACGAGGTGGGCACCGGCGGCCAGGCCGAGATCAACTACAGGTTCAACACGCTGCTGCACGCCGCGGACGACCTGATGCTGTTCAAGTACATCATCAAGAACACCGCGTGGCAGGCCGGCAGGACCGTCACGTTCATGCCGAAGCCGCTGTTCGGCGACAACGGCTCGGGCATGCACACCCACCAGTCGCTGTGGAAGGACGGCCAGCCGCTGTTCCACGACGAGTCCGGCTACGCGGGCCTGTCCGACACGGCGCGCCACTACATCGGCGGCATCCTGCACCACGCCCCGTCGCTGCTGGCCTTCACCAACCCGACGGTGAACTCGTACCACCGCCTGGTGCCCGGCTACGAGGCCCCGGTCAGCCTGGTCTACAGCCAGCGCAACCGCTCGGCGTGCGTGCGCATCCCGATCACCGGCAACAACCCGAAGGCCAAGCGCATCGAGTTCCGCTGCCCCGACTCGTCGGGCAACCCGTACCTGGCCTTCTCGGCCATGGTCATGGCGGGCCTCGACGGCGTGAAGAACAAGATGGAGCCGCCGGCCCCGATCGACAAGGACCTCTACGAGCTGCCGCCCGAGGAGGCCCGCGACGTCAAGCAGGTCCCGGCGTCCCTCGACGCGGTCCTGGACAGCCTCGAAGCGGACCACGACTTCCTGCTGGAGGGCGGCGTCTTCACGCCGGACGTGATCGACACCTGGATCACGTTCAAGCGCGAGGAGGAGATCAACCCCCTGCGCCTGCGCCCGAACCCGTACGAGTTCGCCCTGTACTACGACGTGTGA
- a CDS encoding RDD family protein, whose translation MSRWTGSWLSGPRAALEPGADSGDGTGQRWKGERLGLPQSGPGSVASTGRRAFAILLDFVLSGGVAAVFTQPELPKNWSLLAWFTITIVAVGFFGFTPGHALFGLRVARLDGAGVVGLPRAALRTLLIFPIIPAVVWDADGRCLHDKAAGTVVVRVR comes from the coding sequence GTGAGCAGGTGGACCGGTTCGTGGCTGTCAGGACCCCGCGCGGCGCTGGAGCCGGGCGCCGACTCCGGTGACGGCACCGGCCAGCGGTGGAAGGGCGAACGCCTCGGCCTGCCGCAGTCGGGACCGGGGTCGGTCGCCTCCACCGGACGACGCGCCTTCGCCATCCTGCTGGACTTCGTGCTGTCCGGGGGCGTGGCGGCGGTGTTCACCCAGCCCGAGCTGCCCAAGAACTGGAGCCTGCTGGCCTGGTTCACCATCACCATCGTCGCGGTCGGGTTCTTCGGCTTCACCCCCGGTCACGCGCTGTTCGGCCTCCGCGTCGCCCGCCTGGACGGCGCCGGGGTCGTGGGCCTGCCCCGCGCGGCGCTGCGGACGCTGCTCATCTTCCCGATCATCCCGGCCGTCGTGTGGGACGCGGACGGCAGGTGCCTGCACGACAAGGCCGCGGGCACGGTCGTCGTCCGCGTCCGCTAG
- a CDS encoding DUF4191 domain-containing protein: protein MAGKQDKAAAKAASKEAAKARRAASKQRRGQIFEAFKMQRREDKALVPLMLLCLLGATAAAFLIGLVWDMQWVLLPMGIAVGALLAVIVFGRRVQRNVYAKADGQPGAAAWALDNLRGKWRVTQAVAGTTSGDMVHRVLGRPGVILVAEGAPHRVKGLLAQEKKRVARVVGDTPIYDLVVGSEEGQVSLRKLQGHLMKLPRNISTAQVDTIENRLAALASRSAALPKGPLPQGAKMRNVQRAMRRR, encoded by the coding sequence ATGGCTGGTAAGCAGGACAAGGCCGCCGCCAAGGCGGCCTCCAAGGAAGCGGCGAAGGCGCGACGCGCGGCCTCGAAGCAGCGGCGCGGCCAGATCTTCGAGGCGTTCAAGATGCAGCGCCGCGAGGACAAGGCGCTCGTGCCGCTGATGCTGTTGTGCCTGCTGGGCGCGACGGCGGCGGCATTCCTGATCGGCCTCGTCTGGGACATGCAGTGGGTGCTGCTGCCCATGGGCATCGCGGTGGGCGCGCTGCTGGCGGTGATCGTGTTCGGCCGCCGGGTGCAGCGCAACGTGTACGCGAAGGCCGACGGCCAGCCGGGCGCGGCGGCGTGGGCGCTGGACAACCTGCGCGGCAAGTGGCGGGTCACCCAGGCCGTGGCGGGCACGACCAGCGGCGACATGGTGCACCGGGTGCTGGGCCGGCCGGGTGTGATCCTGGTCGCCGAGGGCGCCCCCCACCGGGTCAAGGGCCTGCTCGCGCAGGAGAAGAAGAGGGTGGCGCGGGTCGTCGGCGACACCCCCATCTACGACCTCGTCGTCGGCTCGGAGGAGGGCCAGGTCTCGCTGCGCAAGCTTCAGGGCCACCTGATGAAGCTCCCGCGCAACATCTCGACCGCCCAGGTCGACACGATCGAGAACCGCCTGGCCGCGCTGGCCAGCCGGAGCGCCGCGCTGCCCAAGGGCCCGCTGCCGCAGGGCGCCAAGATGCGCAACGTGCAGCGCGCCATGCGCCGCCGCTGA
- a CDS encoding ATP-dependent DNA helicase UvrD2 codes for MHRMDRLLEGLDPEQRAAVEAPRGPVCVLAGAGTGKTRTITHRIAHLVQRGHVAAGQVLAVTFTARAAGEMRTRLRALGVHGAQARTFHAASLRQLRYFWPRVVGGEQWQLVDRNKLRLIAQAANRAGVSTESDSLRDLAGEVEWAKASLIAPEDYPAAAARTSRDTPVAAELVVQVYRTYEQLKNQAQLLDFDDLLLHTAAALEEHGEVAEEFRDRYRCFVVDEYQDVTPLQQRVLDAWLGQRDDLTVVGDANQTIYSFAGASPAPLLNFPRRFPHAAVVRLERDYRSTPQVVALANQVISSARGRPAGSRLKLIGQRPDGPRPSFTEFDDETLEAAAVARRTKELLDDGVPASEIAVLYRVNAQSEVFEQALAEVGVPYQVRGGERFFQRAEVRQAVIALRQAAGHEPSGELPKVVREVLAGIGLTDDPPAGGSAREKWESLLALVELAEELAGSVEGADLPKFVAELEMRAEAQHPPTVEGVTLASLHAAKGLEWDAVFLVGLVEGTVPIQHADGDEAAIEEERRLLYVGVTRAREHLWLSWALARAGGGRRYRRRSRFLYGLIPDDHPASRVAGAAQRAPFQREPLQRKPKPQCRVCGSALVDARSVKLSRCTSCPSDVDEELLTRLRAWRADRARELKVPAYVVFTDATLVAIAEQRPEDVAGLVAITGIGASKLDRYGDDVLTLVRGSNH; via the coding sequence ATGCACCGCATGGACCGGCTGCTGGAGGGACTGGACCCGGAACAGCGCGCCGCCGTGGAAGCCCCGCGCGGCCCGGTCTGCGTCCTCGCGGGCGCGGGCACCGGCAAGACCCGCACGATCACCCACCGCATCGCCCACCTGGTCCAACGGGGGCACGTCGCCGCGGGTCAGGTCCTCGCCGTCACGTTCACCGCGCGTGCCGCGGGCGAGATGCGGACCCGGCTGCGGGCGCTGGGCGTGCACGGCGCGCAGGCCCGCACGTTCCACGCGGCGTCGCTGCGCCAGCTCCGCTACTTCTGGCCCCGGGTCGTCGGCGGCGAGCAGTGGCAGCTCGTCGACCGCAACAAGCTGCGCCTGATCGCCCAGGCCGCCAACCGCGCCGGCGTGTCCACCGAGTCCGATTCGCTGCGCGACCTCGCCGGCGAGGTCGAGTGGGCCAAGGCGTCGCTCATTGCGCCCGAGGACTACCCGGCCGCCGCCGCCCGCACCAGCCGCGACACCCCGGTGGCCGCCGAGCTGGTCGTGCAGGTCTACCGCACCTACGAGCAGCTCAAGAACCAGGCGCAGCTGCTCGACTTCGACGACCTGCTGCTGCACACCGCCGCCGCGCTGGAGGAGCACGGCGAGGTCGCCGAGGAGTTCCGCGACCGCTACCGGTGCTTCGTGGTCGACGAGTACCAGGACGTGACGCCGCTCCAGCAGCGCGTGCTCGACGCGTGGCTCGGTCAGCGCGACGACCTGACCGTGGTCGGCGACGCCAACCAGACCATCTACTCCTTCGCCGGCGCCTCGCCCGCGCCGCTGCTGAACTTCCCGCGCCGCTTCCCCCACGCGGCCGTCGTCCGGCTCGAACGCGACTACCGGTCCACGCCGCAGGTCGTGGCGCTGGCCAACCAGGTCATCAGCTCGGCGCGCGGACGTCCCGCCGGCTCGCGGCTGAAGCTGATCGGGCAGCGCCCGGACGGGCCGCGGCCGTCGTTCACCGAGTTCGACGACGAGACGCTGGAGGCCGCCGCCGTCGCCCGGCGGACCAAGGAGCTGCTCGACGACGGCGTGCCGGCCAGCGAGATCGCCGTCCTCTACCGGGTGAACGCCCAGTCGGAGGTCTTCGAGCAGGCGCTGGCCGAGGTCGGCGTGCCCTACCAGGTGCGCGGCGGCGAGCGGTTCTTCCAGCGCGCCGAGGTGCGGCAGGCGGTGATCGCCCTGCGCCAGGCCGCGGGGCACGAACCGTCCGGCGAACTGCCCAAGGTCGTGCGCGAGGTGCTGGCCGGCATCGGCCTGACCGACGACCCGCCCGCCGGCGGTTCGGCCCGGGAGAAGTGGGAGTCGCTGCTGGCGCTCGTCGAGCTGGCCGAGGAGCTGGCGGGTTCGGTCGAGGGAGCCGACCTGCCGAAGTTCGTCGCCGAGCTGGAGATGCGCGCCGAGGCCCAGCACCCGCCGACCGTGGAGGGCGTGACGCTCGCGTCGCTGCACGCGGCGAAGGGCCTGGAGTGGGACGCCGTGTTCCTCGTCGGCCTCGTCGAGGGCACCGTCCCCATCCAGCACGCCGACGGCGACGAGGCCGCGATCGAGGAGGAGCGCCGGCTGCTCTACGTGGGCGTCACGCGCGCCCGCGAGCACCTGTGGCTGTCGTGGGCGCTGGCGCGCGCGGGCGGCGGGCGCCGCTACCGCCGGCGCAGCCGCTTCCTCTACGGCCTCATCCCCGACGACCACCCCGCTTCGCGTGTCGCGGGGGCCGCCCAGCGCGCCCCGTTCCAGCGCGAACCGCTCCAGCGCAAGCCCAAGCCCCAGTGCCGGGTCTGCGGCTCGGCACTGGTGGACGCGCGGTCGGTCAAGCTGAGCCGGTGCACCTCGTGCCCCTCGGACGTGGACGAGGAGCTGTTGACGCGCCTGCGCGCGTGGCGCGCGGACCGGGCGCGCGAGCTGAAGGTGCCCGCGTACGTCGTGTTCACCGACGCGACCCTGGTGGCCATCGCGGAGCAGCGCCCCGAGGACGTCGCCGGCCTGGTCGCCATCACCGGCATCGGCGCCTCCAAGCTCGACCGCTACGGCGACGACGTCCTGACCCTGGTCCGCGGCAGCAACCACTGA
- a CDS encoding WhiB family transcriptional regulator — protein MLTVTVPIAGTLSTESDLIGAGVATLIDTAPDAGLELPCRTNNPDLWFADAPAELEEAKKFCAACPVIAECLAGALARHEPWGVWGGEIFERGAVIARKRPRGRPRKDAAPVVPAAPAATAVRGATDQEAAA, from the coding sequence ATGTTGACCGTGACCGTCCCGATAGCCGGGACGCTGTCCACCGAGTCCGACCTGATCGGAGCTGGTGTCGCGACCTTGATCGACACCGCGCCGGACGCCGGCCTGGAGCTCCCCTGCCGCACCAACAATCCCGACCTGTGGTTCGCCGACGCACCGGCGGAGTTGGAGGAGGCCAAGAAGTTCTGCGCCGCGTGCCCGGTCATCGCCGAGTGCCTCGCGGGTGCGCTCGCCCGGCACGAGCCCTGGGGGGTCTGGGGTGGCGAGATCTTCGAGCGCGGAGCCGTGATCGCGCGCAAGCGCCCCCGTGGGCGCCCGCGCAAGGACGCGGCACCCGTTGTTCCCGCGGCGCCCGCCGCGACCGCTGTCCGGGGGGCTACCGACCAGGAGGCCGCCGCGTGA